From a single Hemitrygon akajei chromosome 28, sHemAka1.3, whole genome shotgun sequence genomic region:
- the LOC140717555 gene encoding histone H1-like, translating into MTETAPAETAPPAAPAAAKKTPKKKAAARSKPTGPSLGEQIDKIVAGCHDRKGMSGTAIIKALADSGVDVVKLRPQIKMSIKRKLESGSLVQAKGSGISGSFKSGKGKTAVKVVKKANKPAAKKSATKKSPSKKLGAKKPAAKKVGGKKPAAKKAAAKKPAAKKPAAKKPAAKKAAPKPKSPKKAAAPKTKAAKKPKSKSAKPKKTAVKK; encoded by the coding sequence ATGACTGAGACAGCACCCGCCGAAACGGCTCCTCCAGCCGCACCCGCCGCCGCAAAGAAGACTCCCAAGAAGAAGGCGGCTGCCCGGAGCAAACCAACCGGTCCCTCGCTGGGCGAACAGATCGATAAGATCGTGGCGGGTTGTCACGATAGGAAGGGTATGTCCGGTACGGCCATCATTAAGGCTCTGGCCGACAGCGGTGTCGATGTGGTGAAACTTCGCCCCCAGATCAAAATGAGCATCAAGAGGAAACTGGAAAGCGGCTCCTTGGTTCAGGCCAAGGGCTCGGGTATTTCGGGATCCTTTAAATCCGGTAAAGGAAAAACTGCCgtgaaggtggtgaagaaagcgaacAAGCCAGCGGCAAAGAAATCTGCCACCAAGAAATCTCCCAGCAAGAAGCTTGGCGCCAAGAAACCCGCGGCTAAGAAAGTGGGAGGTAAGAAACCAGCAGCTAAGAAAGCGGCAGCTAAGAAACCAGCGGCTAAGAAACCAGCAGCTAAGAAACCCGCGGCTAAGAAAGCGGCGCCGAAGCCCAAGAGCCCCAAGAAAGCCGCAGCCCCGAAGACGAAGGCGGCCAAGAAGCCGAAGTCGAAATCCGCGAAACCCAAGAAGACAGCAGTCAAAAAGTGA
- the LOC140717556 gene encoding histone H3, giving the protein MARTKQTARKSTGGKAPRKQLATKAARKSAPATGGVKKPHRYRPGTVALREIRRYQKSTELLIRKLPFQRLVREIAQDFKTDLRFQSSAVMALQEASEAYLVGLFEDTNLCAIHAKRVTIMPKDIQLARRIRGERA; this is encoded by the coding sequence ATGGCCCGCACCAAGCAGACAGCGCGCAAATCGACTGGCGGAAAAGCTCCTCGCAAACAGTTGGCGACCAAAGCGGCGCGGAAGAGCGCTCCTGCCACCGGCGGAGTGAAGAAGCCTCATCGCTACCGGCCCGGCACCGTGGCTCTGAGGGAGATCCGGCGCTACCAGAAATCCACCGAGCTGCTCATCCGCAAACTTCCCTTCCAGCGCCTGGTCCGGGAGATCGCTCAGGACTTTAAAACCGATCTGCGTTTCCAGAGCTCGGCCGTCATGGCCCTGCAGGAGGCAAGTGAGGCTTACCTGGTCGGGCTCTTTGAGGACACTAACCTGTGCGCCATCCACGCCAAGCGAGTCACCATTATGCCCAAGGACATCCAGTTGGCCCGCCGCATCCGCGGGGAGCGCGCCTAA
- the LOC140717858 gene encoding histone H4 has translation MSGRGKGGKGLGKGGAKRHRKVLRDNIQGITKPAIRRLARRGGVKRISGLIYEETRGVLKVFLENVIRDAVTYTEHAKRKTVTAMDVVYALKRQGRTLYGFGG, from the coding sequence ATGTccggcagagggaaaggaggcaaAGGACTGGGCAAAGGCGGAGCCAAGCGGCACCGTAAAGTGCTCCGTGAtaacatccagggcatcaccaAACCGGCCATCCGCCGTCTGGCTCGCCGTGGCGGCGTCAAGCGGATCTCGGGTCTGATCTACGAGGAGACCCGCGGGGTGCTGAAGGTTTTCCTGGAGAATGTGATCCGGGATGCGGTCACCTACACTGAACACGCCAAGCGCAAGACGGTCACTGCCATGGATGTGGTGTACGCTCTGAAACGCCAGGGCCGCACTCTCTATGGCTTCGGCGGCTGA